CAGGGCTGTATCAGGAGTTGGTCGATAAACAGCGCGCGCTTGAGCGGGAACGAACAGGAGAAACCGGACCGGGAAGTGCCGAACATTTGGCCAGAGTGGTGGAGTCGCTGGATCGATTTTCCTACCTCATCGATCGAATTGAACCGGCCAAGGAGACCCTCCGGGGAGAAGGCTTTTACGACCTTGAATCCTACAAGGAAAGTCTCTTCCTTATTGATAAGTGGCTGGAAGTGCTCTCCACTCTCTATTTTCCGACCCGGCTAACGGTCGTTGATAATCAGTTCGGCAATTGTTCCATCTATGCATCTAAAGACCTGATGAAGATCATCAGGGATGAATCTCAGAATCCCTATATCCAACTCTTCCGTCAATACTTCATTCAGTCGATCGTCGGCGACCAGCCGGACATGATCGGAGTGTCGATTACAGCAACCTCTCAGATTATTCCTGGCTTGACACTGTGTCGTCTGATCAAGGAGGCCGCCCCCAATATCCATCTCACCATCGGCGGCAGTATCTTCACCCGATTGGTCGATAATCTGCGTCGTTGCCCGAGTCTGTTCGATCTGACCGACGATATTATCGTGTTCGAGGGCGAAACTGCGTTGCTCGAGCTCGTCAATCAATTGGCCGGGAAGCAAGATTTCGGCAAAGTCCCGAACCTGATTTATCGCCAGAACGGGAAGATTACGGTCAACCAGCCGTTTTATTCTGAAAATATCAACCAGTTGCCGGCTCCCAACTACGACGGTTTTCCGCTCGGTCTTTATCTGGCTCCGGAGCCGGTGTTGCCTGTGCAGTTTTCACGGGGGTGCTATTACAAGGATTGTGCGTTTTGTGCTCTTACTCTGGACCACCAAAACTTCAGGCAGAAAGAGCCGGGACGGACCATCGAGGAATTGGAATGGCTTAAGCAGCGATACGGGGCACAGCGATTCTTCTTCACGGACGAATGCTTCGCCTTATCACCGACCAAACGATTATGCCAGCAGATTCTTGACAAGAAATTGGACATCAAATGGACCTGTGAGATGCGCTTCGAGAAGCATCTCACCCGTGAACTCCTGGCGTTGATGCGCGATGCCGGCTGCCTGAAGATCGTGTTCGGACTGGAGTCCTTCAATCAGCGTGTGATGGACGTGATGCAGAAGGGGATCAAGCAGGAGTGGGTTCGTCGTATTGCCGATGATTGTGTCGATCTGGGGATCGCCGTGCATTGTTATATCATTGTGGGGTTTCCGACTGAGAAGGAAGAAGAAGCCCTTGAGACAATGAATTTTATCGTGGAGAACCAGCGGCTTCACAGATCGTATGGGTTTTCTTGCCAGCCCTGCCTCTTCGATTTGGAAAAAGAGGCCCCGATTATGAGCGATCCGGGCAGCTACGGAATCAGGCGCATTATGCGTCCATCAGCAGAGGATTTGAGCCTGGGTTTTTTCTACGAAGTGTCGGAGGGCATGACACCGGACGAAGCGGAGCGCCTGTACCAACAAGTCTACGAAAAGATCAGCGAAGTTGTCTGCGAGCTCCCGTTCAATTACTCGATGGCGGATGGCCTCTTGTACATTGCACGAGCGAAGGCCCAGGAAGTGGGCGTGCCGCAGCCGGCGGGGTCGTGATGAGCGTGTGTTGCAGAACCTTGATCCTATTCTGCGATCAGCACCGGTTCCGGTTTCCTCCTCACGGATGAGCAACATGATTGCCACGAGCCAGACCATTGACCGGATGACGGGGAAGCTCAGCGATCAATCCCTTCTGTTTCAGTACACGGTCAAGCTTGTCCTGATTGTTTCCTTCTCGGAATTGATCCTGTATCGGCTTGTGTCTCGCTTGGGCATGCATCTCAGCAAGTTGGCGCAGGAGCATGGGTGGATTGTCCCGACCTTCACGGCACTGACGCAGATCGGGCAGTGGTTGCTGAATGTCGTCGCGATTCTGCTCTTTCTTGCTCTGGGTGTAGCAGGGATCAATCGCCTAGCCAGTCGTGGTTTTACGGGGTTGAACCTGATTGTCATTCCCTGCGTGGCGCTTCTCTTACTTCTCACGGTGGGTTTCTTGTTGATTCCGCCTGCGTTTCTTGGGTCCGCAATCTACAATTTTGTGGCTTTAGTGGTGCTCGTCTGCCTGATGGTGGAATACCTCTCGGCCCACACCGAATGGTCGCATCGCGCCATGGGTATCACCTATCTCCTCGGAATCGGAGGCTGGTTGTATTACCAGATTGTCTCCACCATCTATAGCTTTATCGGAACCGTCGCGGCCCCGCCACTCGTCTATGAGGCCCATCGCGGGGGTGAAGCGCTGTTGGTCTTGTCCAGCATCTTTGTGATGTGGGCCTATGGACGCGGTGTCTCGTTTCGGACGCGGAATCAGCGGCAACGCCGGCGCGCTATCTGGTTTTGGGCGATCTCCGTATCCACGTTTACGCTGATGTTGTTTTTGGACTATCTGCTCCATCGGTATGATGCCGGGATGGCTGAAAACATTCGTAAGGCGGCAGACGGCATCGGGTGGATTTTTCAATTCGGTATGGGCTACACGTTTTTCCTTCCATTTGCGATCTACATGACAGGCTTGTTGTGCTGGTCCTACACGGTCATTAAGTTGCTCACCATGGGGCGACTCGCCGGGTACGGGCTCGGATTGATGTTTATTGCAGGCTATGCGCTCCTATACTCGAATTTGACGCTCATGGTCGTGCTCGGTGCCATGCTGTTGACGATGGACCGGTATCGTCGTGATGCGACGGATTCCGCACCGGCGGCTGATGCATCCATGGCAGGCCGACCGGATTCATTGGTAGGAGAGCATATTTAACAGACCTTTTGAGGATTGGGAATCACATGACTGAACCGACTGTTTCTCCCACCGAGCAAAGCCATACCGTCGTCGATCCCGGCGATCAGCCGTTGAGCCCCGACGAAGAAATCACCGAGATTGAGAAGCTTTTGGCCGCCGAGCCCGATGATTTCCAGGCCCGCTGCCGGCTGGGCGAACTGTATTTCAGCAAAGGCCGGATGGATGACGCACTCGTAGAAGTCAAGAAATCGATCGAAATGGCGGAGGGCCTCCGAACAGAAATGAATCGATCCCTTGCAATGTACTATTCGAATTTGGGGACGATCTACGCGACGAAGGCCATGACGGACGAAGCAGAGGCCGAGTTTAAGCGTGCGCTCGAAGTGTTTCCCCACGATGTCCTGGCCCTCTTCAATCTTGGACGGGTTTATGCCGACAAGAAAAAGTTCATGGAAGCCAAGGAGTATTACGAGCGCCTGGTGGAGATTACGCCGGACGATCCCATGACTTGGTATAATCTTGCAGGGGTGTACGTGGAACTCGATAATCCAGAGGTGACCGATTACAACACGATCGACCTGGCCATCCAGTGCTATCTTCGCAGCCTCGAACTGGACCCCAAACATCTCGAGGGTAGTTTCAAGCTGATGGAGTTGGCACTCAATCACAAGAAGACGGATCTCGCCATCAAGGTCATGGAAGAAGCCGTCGAACAGAATCCCGAGGAACCGCTCGCCTATTACAACTTAATTAGTGTGTACGATAAGGCGAAGATGTTCGAACAGGCCGAACAGGCCAGGAAGCGGTTGAAGGAACGGTTCTCCAAACGGGCTAAGGAAAGCAGCGCATCCTGATCACCCCACTCGTAGGGAGGGACATACCATGTTTGGAAGTCTTGGTTTTACAGAGTTGATCCTGATCCTTGCCATCGTGCTTCTTATTTTCGGTGCGGGGAAGTTGCCGCAGCTGGGGGAAGGAGTCGGTAAGGCGATCAAGGGCTTTAAGAAGTCCGTCCATGAAGCGGATGCCATTGAAGCCGAAGCCCAAGGGGCTCAGCAGCAGATGGCAGCCGTTCCACAGCAATCAGCTTCGACAGCCTCAGCGCAAGGACCGGGTCCTGTGGAACAGCAGGCGGCGCCGGTTCAATCAGCTTCACGCGGCTAACGAGCCGGGATTGGGCCACAGACTGATGGAAACCGACCTGCAGCTCGCGACTGGCTATATCGAAACCTTTGCTGGAAATGGTAAGGCTAGGAGCACCGGTGATGGGAAACGGGCGGTCAAGTCCGGGATTCCTCTTCCCCATCATGCCGCACTTGATAAGGACGAGAGGTGGCTCTACTTTGCCGAGTCCGGTTCCGATCGTATCCGGCGCGTCAACCTCCTGGAAGGAACGCTCCACAATTTCGCCGGTATCGGTGAAACCTGCTATAGCGGAGACGAAGGCCCCTGTGGGGAAGCCGGGCTCTATTTACCGCTCGACGTCGCGTTTGATTCCAATAACGACCTCTTTATCTGCGATTCAGGTAGCAACCGTATCCGAAAAGTAGACCACAAGACCGGTATCGTCACCACGATCATCGGAACCGGGCAGCATGGGTTCAACGGAGATGGCCCGGGCCTTGAAATCAATCTCACCTGGCCTGCCGCTATCGCGTTTGCTCCCGACGATGTCATGTACATCGCCGACACCCAGGCGCACAGAATCCGACGATATGATCCCAGAACCGGCATGGTGACGACTGTGGCCGGAACCTGGACGTCAGAAGACGAGGCCCGTGAGCAACCCCTCGTCGCGCGTAATTTGGTCGTGCTCTCAGGGGATGCCATCGGCATTGATTTCAGCGATGACCAGGGCTGGCTCATGCCGGTCTGTTCAGATGGACTGGACATGTCCATGTATCTTGACGATGGAAAACATGCACTCGAAGCTCGTCTCTATGATGTCGTCGGGCTCACGCTGAATGGGAAGGGCGATATTATTTTTGTCGACAAGGGCAGTAACCGAGTACGCAGCATCGATCATCGTACCGGTGTTATCTCCACAGTAGCAGGCGTGTGCCGGTACGGCTATGACGGGGATGACAAGCCGGCGACCAGAGCCATGCTCCATGCTCCGGAAGCTGTGGTGGTCGATCAGCATGATAATCTCTATATCTCCGACACGATGAACCACAGGGTGCGTAAAGTTGATGCGTCGACCGGACTCATCACGACGGTGGCAGGCAATGGAGACAGCGGCTACGAAGACAAGAATATGGGTGGCTGTGGCGCCGCACGCTTCGTAGCGAAGGAATCGGCAGGGACCGTGAAACATGGAGATGGACTTCTTGGAGTGGAGGCTGTCGTCAATTCTCCAGTCGGCCTCGCACTGGACTCTCAGGGGTATCTCTACATATGCGAGCGGGGAGAAAACAAAATTCGCCGGGTTAAGCTCTGGTAGGCCGACTAGGGCGGTCGAACGGTTTTCCTCAACCTTGGGGTATTCTGAAGGGATGAAGGTGTACTCCTCCCTGTCACTCGAGGGCCTGACATAGTGCGTACGAAGACGAAGACTTCTTCCCGCCCGCTGCTTCTCATGTTTCTTTCCATTCTGGTCATGGCTGGCGTCTTAGTGGGCTTTGGAGTTCCTCTCGTGAGTTCAGAGGGGATGATTATCCGCGCGCGCCTTATCGAGGGGGAGTTGCCGCTTGGGCCAGAGGATGGCGCCTGGTCCAAGGTATCACCGATGACCATTCCATTGAGTGGTCAAGTAATCACCAGGCCTGTTTGGCCTGAGCCGACGGTCAGAGCATTAACGGTTCGGTCGTTCCACAATGGTACGGAAATCGCGTTTTTGCTCGAATGGCAAGACAACACGAAAAATGACCGTCTGACACCCGGAACCTTTCGCGACGGCGTGGCGATAGGGCTGCCGCTTGGCGATGCGCCCGCATTCTTCTGCATGGGCCAACTCGATCACTACATCAATATTTGGCACTGGAAGGCCGATTGGCAGAGCGATATTGATCGCCGGGCCGCCAAGACATCCGAGAAAGCTCGAGAAGGTGTACGGACGTTTGAAGTCATTCCACGACGGGCCTCTTCGGTCGAGGACCTTATCGGCGGAGGCTTTAGTACTCTGACGACCAAAGAGAAACAGGGTCGTGTCCAGGGGAATGCTGTGTGGAAAGACGGGGTGTGGCGTGTCGTCATGCGCCGCCCCTTGGTGAGTGAAGAGCAGGAGAACGAAGCAAAACTGATCCCAGGCCGCGTGCAGACCATATCGTTTGCCGTATGGAATGGTGAGAATAAGGAACGGAACGGACAGAAGGCTGTTGCGCCTTGGTTCCAGCTTATCATCGACCCAGTCTGAAAACTCTAGCAAGATGCTGAAAATGGGGGCGAGGTAGCTGGGACGATCCCCGTGCTCGCGCAACGCGCGGCTTCAGAAAGCCCTCGTTGGACGCGCGCAGTTGGGATCATCCCAGCCACCCTTTATAATGTGATGGTTCGTCTGCGGCCTTGCTTGGGACAAGGCGCGTCTTGGCGCGCCAGGGTTGGGCGGGTGAGAAGTCGCCATTTTGAGCATCTTGCGAGATTGCTCTGCTGACGGATGAGAGGCGTGAACGTTGGAGGAGGCTCGGATCAGCTCAGTCAGTGTTCATACAAAGGCCCTTCGGAGTGGAAGGGCCTTTGTCTTGTGTGGCAGCCTGTGCGTAGGAGCCCTCGGCGGTCTTGCGGCAGTGACGCCATGCGCGGCAAATTCAGACCAGATGACTGTGGATGAAGCCGCGCGATTGGGTGAAGAATTCGGAGTGATCGTCGGAGATGTGGATGAGGACATCAAAAAAGAATTGAAACTCGAACGGGCGCAAGGTGTTGCGGTCTTCGAAGTGATCGGGAGTTCGCGCGCAGACTATGCCGGAATCAAGGTCCGATCTATCATCAAGGAAATCGACAAGATCGAGATCAGGAACATGATCGATTTTGGGAAAGCGATTCAGCGAGGGATGAAAGCTTGTAACTTCACCGTCGGCACCTATGAGCCCGCTGATGCAGGCGATCCGGTTGGGTGGGGGGTAAATTTTCATTTCGTTGGATGCAAGCGGGACTAATGATGTTACGACACAGATGGTGTGTACCACGAATCGCCGGCTTGGCCCTCACGTTCGTTGTGGCCTCCATCAGCCTGACCTTCGGCCAGGCCGCTGCAGAGAAGACAGCGGTTCAGCCTCCGGGTGATTGGATGGAGGAAATCGAAGAAGTCTTTATTCGGTCGGAAAATTGTAAGCAGTGCCATGATCGACACTATGAAGAGTGGAAAGGTGCGCGCGAGCAGACGCCGGATCTCAAAACTTTTGGCCGGGTTGATGCTTCGCTGTTGCATGGGACATCGCTGGAGTCTCCGGTCTTCCGGACGGTACTGGGTGTTTGGCTCCAGACCAACCCGACAAGCGACGAGCGTGGTCGCTGTCTCTCGTGCCATGCGCCATCAACAACCATCTTTCCTCAGCATACCGACAAGATCGTGGCTCAGGTCCTGGCTGGCACACCGAAAGTGGAAGGTATCGGTTGCGCCTCCTGCCATCTGA
This portion of the Nitrospirota bacterium genome encodes:
- a CDS encoding radical SAM protein, which produces MNVSLLFPPTWHPSQPYLSLPSLKGFLAQGGISNVSQRDLGIELLDRLLTQSYGAGLYQELVDKQRALERERTGETGPGSAEHLARVVESLDRFSYLIDRIEPAKETLRGEGFYDLESYKESLFLIDKWLEVLSTLYFPTRLTVVDNQFGNCSIYASKDLMKIIRDESQNPYIQLFRQYFIQSIVGDQPDMIGVSITATSQIIPGLTLCRLIKEAAPNIHLTIGGSIFTRLVDNLRRCPSLFDLTDDIIVFEGETALLELVNQLAGKQDFGKVPNLIYRQNGKITVNQPFYSENINQLPAPNYDGFPLGLYLAPEPVLPVQFSRGCYYKDCAFCALTLDHQNFRQKEPGRTIEELEWLKQRYGAQRFFFTDECFALSPTKRLCQQILDKKLDIKWTCEMRFEKHLTRELLALMRDAGCLKIVFGLESFNQRVMDVMQKGIKQEWVRRIADDCVDLGIAVHCYIIVGFPTEKEEEALETMNFIVENQRLHRSYGFSCQPCLFDLEKEAPIMSDPGSYGIRRIMRPSAEDLSLGFFYEVSEGMTPDEAERLYQQVYEKISEVVCELPFNYSMADGLLYIARAKAQEVGVPQPAGS
- a CDS encoding tetratricopeptide repeat protein, with amino-acid sequence MTEPTVSPTEQSHTVVDPGDQPLSPDEEITEIEKLLAAEPDDFQARCRLGELYFSKGRMDDALVEVKKSIEMAEGLRTEMNRSLAMYYSNLGTIYATKAMTDEAEAEFKRALEVFPHDVLALFNLGRVYADKKKFMEAKEYYERLVEITPDDPMTWYNLAGVYVELDNPEVTDYNTIDLAIQCYLRSLELDPKHLEGSFKLMELALNHKKTDLAIKVMEEAVEQNPEEPLAYYNLISVYDKAKMFEQAEQARKRLKERFSKRAKESSAS